A window of the Isosphaera pallida ATCC 43644 genome harbors these coding sequences:
- the galE gene encoding UDP-glucose 4-epimerase GalE, giving the protein MRILCTGGAGYVGSACLRWLLAHGHEAFAFDNLSEGNRAAVPDYAQRLIVGELIDTDLVIDTLRTRSIDAVMHFAALASVPDSISDPSNYYRVNVLGTYSLLEAMRAAGVKKLVFSSTAATYGFHGPEAMPLQETAAKNPETPYGTTKRAGEWMIADYARAYGWGYAIFRYFNAAGADPDGNHGEHRRHESHLIPLTLAVAVGKRPALKIFGDDYPTRDGTCVRDYVHTSDLAQAHQRAVERLEPGYGEAFNLGSGEGATVKEVHAACERAVGRSIPVEYAPRRPGDPAVLVADPAKAIRELGWTPCFSDIATIVRTAWQWHSRHPDGYPD; this is encoded by the coding sequence ATGCGGATTTTATGCACCGGCGGGGCGGGATATGTGGGCAGTGCGTGTCTGCGTTGGCTGTTGGCCCACGGCCATGAGGCGTTCGCCTTCGATAATCTGTCCGAAGGTAACCGGGCGGCCGTTCCCGACTACGCCCAACGCCTGATCGTGGGCGAGTTGATCGACACCGACCTGGTGATCGACACCCTACGAACCCGCTCGATCGACGCGGTGATGCACTTCGCCGCCCTGGCGTCGGTGCCCGACTCGATCAGCGACCCCAGCAACTATTACCGCGTCAACGTGTTGGGCACTTACAGTCTTCTGGAGGCGATGAGGGCCGCCGGAGTCAAAAAGCTGGTCTTCTCCAGCACGGCGGCGACCTATGGGTTTCACGGTCCCGAGGCGATGCCGCTCCAGGAAACCGCCGCCAAGAACCCCGAAACCCCCTACGGGACCACCAAAAGGGCGGGGGAGTGGATGATCGCCGACTACGCCCGCGCTTATGGTTGGGGCTACGCGATCTTCCGCTACTTCAACGCCGCCGGGGCCGACCCCGACGGCAACCACGGCGAACATCGTCGCCACGAAAGTCACCTCATTCCGCTGACCCTGGCGGTGGCCGTGGGCAAACGGCCGGCGCTCAAAATCTTCGGCGACGATTATCCCACTCGCGACGGCACTTGCGTGCGTGACTATGTGCATACCTCCGACCTCGCGCAAGCCCACCAACGGGCGGTCGAGCGTCTAGAACCGGGCTATGGCGAGGCGTTCAACCTTGGCTCGGGGGAAGGAGCAACGGTCAAAGAGGTCCACGCCGCTTGTGAGCGGGCGGTGGGCCGCTCCATCCCGGTCGAATACGCCCCCCGACGTCCCGGCGACCCCGCGGTGCTGGTGGCCGACCCCGCCAAGGCGATCCGGGAACTTGGCTGGACTCCTTGCTTCTCCGACATCGCCACCATCGTCCGCACCGCCTGGCAATGGCATTCCCGCCACCCCGACGGCTATCCCGACTGA
- a CDS encoding NAD-dependent epimerase/dehydratase family protein — MAVENADVETNTPSANDAISSPRRWSGPEGRCWLVTGASGFVGRHVMARLVECTRGTGAKVVGQARRGGWGHLVADLCDPVQARELIHAVQPDRVIHAAGLTPPASPFEFYRVNLLATLNLLEALREWGQPCRVVAVGSAAELGPVPKEALPVAEDWVCRPATSYGLSKWLAGLAIQRASPPIAGILARAFNPIGPGLPESQALGRFARRLADATQTQPDPRLPVHLEVGDLETRRDFLDVRDLAEALRLLADRGDPGEHYHVGTGRSHSIREGLEALAALAGRQVTWTPRAGPRPTTDPSNPRDSRAAIDKLVARTGWVPAFSWEQSLEALWREVQRRRGGPPSPEENAI; from the coding sequence ATGGCGGTTGAGAATGCTGACGTGGAGACGAACACGCCGTCAGCCAACGACGCGATCTCCTCCCCTCGGCGGTGGAGTGGACCGGAAGGACGATGTTGGTTGGTCACCGGCGCATCGGGATTTGTGGGGCGTCATGTCATGGCCCGTTTGGTCGAATGCACGCGGGGGACCGGGGCCAAGGTGGTTGGACAAGCGCGGCGGGGTGGTTGGGGCCATCTGGTCGCCGACCTTTGCGACCCAGTCCAAGCGCGTGAATTGATCCACGCTGTTCAACCCGACCGGGTCATCCACGCGGCCGGATTGACCCCTCCGGCCTCGCCGTTCGAGTTCTATCGGGTCAACCTCTTGGCAACCCTCAACCTGCTGGAGGCGCTACGCGAGTGGGGACAACCCTGCCGGGTAGTGGCGGTCGGTTCAGCAGCGGAACTCGGCCCAGTCCCCAAGGAGGCGTTGCCGGTGGCCGAGGATTGGGTTTGCCGTCCGGCGACCTCCTATGGCCTGAGCAAGTGGCTGGCTGGTCTGGCGATCCAGCGCGCTTCCCCACCAATCGCGGGCATCCTGGCGCGGGCGTTCAACCCGATCGGTCCCGGTCTGCCTGAATCCCAGGCGTTGGGTCGGTTCGCCCGTCGTTTGGCCGACGCGACGCAAACGCAACCCGACCCGCGACTTCCCGTTCACCTCGAGGTAGGCGATCTGGAGACCCGGCGCGATTTTTTGGATGTCCGCGATCTGGCCGAGGCTCTGAGGCTTCTGGCTGATCGGGGCGACCCTGGCGAACATTATCATGTAGGCACGGGCCGATCACACTCGATCCGCGAAGGGTTGGAGGCCCTGGCGGCGCTGGCGGGCCGTCAAGTGACGTGGACCCCTCGCGCTGGGCCACGGCCTACCACCGATCCGAGCAACCCGCGGGACTCGCGCGCGGCGATCGACAAACTTGTGGCCCGAACCGGCTGGGTTCCCGCGTTCTCCTGGGAGCAAAGCTTGGAGGCGCTTTGGCGGGAGGTCCAGCGAAGGCGTGGTGGGCCGCCGTCTCCTGAAGAGAACGCGATCTAG
- a CDS encoding Gfo/Idh/MocA family protein, with translation MAVTNDKPIRVAIVGLGFGAEFIPIFQAHPDAEMAAICRRNRAELDRCGDKFGVAKRYTRYDDLLADPDIDAVHINSPIPDHAPMSIAALKAGKHVACTVPMGTSVEECRAIVEAQRASGKVYMMMETVVYSREYLFVKELYDKGELGRLQFLRGSHQQDMDGWPDYWPGLPPMHYATHCVSPCLALVGKPAESVVCHGSGRIREELISKYNSPFAVETATFKIEGSDVVAEVTRSLFDTARQYRESFDVYGSLKSFEWQQIEHEQPVIHTKGLPEPEIPRRVEVPDYADRLPEPIRKFTQPTAIQDAEHLSFVQGGGHGGSHPHLAHHFLMACLGRQPAFPDAETAANWTLVGIMAHESAMKGGERMAIPRF, from the coding sequence ATGGCCGTGACAAACGACAAGCCGATCCGCGTGGCGATCGTCGGTCTGGGGTTTGGGGCCGAGTTCATCCCGATCTTCCAGGCCCACCCCGACGCTGAAATGGCGGCGATCTGCCGCCGCAACCGCGCTGAACTGGATCGCTGTGGCGACAAGTTCGGTGTTGCCAAACGCTACACCCGCTACGACGACCTGTTGGCCGATCCCGACATCGACGCCGTCCATATCAACAGCCCCATTCCCGACCACGCCCCCATGTCGATCGCCGCCCTCAAGGCCGGTAAGCATGTCGCCTGTACCGTGCCGATGGGCACCAGCGTCGAGGAGTGCCGGGCGATCGTCGAGGCCCAACGCGCCTCGGGCAAAGTCTACATGATGATGGAAACCGTGGTCTACAGCCGCGAATATCTGTTCGTCAAGGAGTTGTACGACAAAGGCGAGCTGGGCCGTCTTCAGTTTTTGCGGGGTAGCCATCAGCAGGATATGGACGGCTGGCCCGACTACTGGCCCGGGTTGCCGCCGATGCACTACGCCACCCACTGCGTCAGCCCCTGCCTGGCGTTGGTGGGCAAACCGGCCGAGAGCGTTGTCTGCCACGGCTCGGGCCGCATCCGCGAAGAACTCATTTCGAAATACAACAGCCCGTTTGCCGTCGAGACCGCCACCTTTAAAATCGAAGGCTCCGACGTGGTGGCTGAGGTGACCCGCAGCCTGTTCGACACGGCGCGTCAGTACCGCGAGAGTTTCGACGTTTACGGTTCGCTCAAATCGTTCGAGTGGCAGCAAATCGAACATGAGCAACCGGTGATCCACACCAAAGGTCTGCCCGAGCCGGAGATCCCCCGGCGGGTTGAGGTGCCCGACTACGCCGATCGTCTGCCCGAACCGATCCGCAAATTCACCCAACCCACCGCGATCCAGGACGCCGAACATCTCTCGTTCGTGCAGGGCGGAGGTCACGGAGGCAGTCACCCCCACCTGGCCCACCACTTCCTCATGGCCTGCCTGGGCCGTCAACCCGCCTTCCCCGACGCCGAAACCGCCGCCAACTGGACCTTGGTGGGAATTATGGCCCACGAGTCGGCCATGAAAGGCGGCGAGCGCATGGCCATCCCGCGGTTCTGA